A genomic segment from Colletotrichum higginsianum IMI 349063 chromosome 5, whole genome shotgun sequence encodes:
- a CDS encoding Cytochrome b5 — MGVELTYQDVAEHNTKKDLFMVIHDKIYDCTKFVDEHPGGEEVLLDVGGQDATEAFEDVGHSDEARETLEQLLIGDLKRQPGDPAPKKQTPVASSASSTESAGFGIGLYAVLLIGGVLAYVAYQYQQQQQQASA; from the exons ATGGGCGTCGAACTTACCTACCAGGATGTTGCCGAGCACAACACCAAGAAGGACCTCTTCATGGTGATCCACGACAAGATCTATGACTGCACCAagttcgtcgacgagcaccC CGGTGGTGAGGAGGttcttctcgacgtcggcggtcAGGATGCCACCGAGGCATTCGAGGATGTCGGCCACAGCGACGAGGCCCGCGAGACCCTGGAGCAGCTGCTCATCGGCGACCTGAAGCGCCAG CCCGGAGACCCTGCCCCTAAGAAGCAGACCCCCGTCGCCAGCTCAGCCAGCAGCACCGAGAGCGCCGGCTTTGGCATCGGCCTCTATGCCGTTCTCCTTATCGGCGGTGTCCTCGCCTACGTCGCCTACCAgtaccagcagcagcagcagcaggcgtCCGCATAA
- a CDS encoding F-actin-capping protein subunit alpha, protein MSQVETVSSFVEGAPPGELADVIADIKSLTVSDPDIVSSLEPAFEKYNEEQFVTVKLPGGSQQVIISSHSSLGDGQYFDVESSTSFSFDHTTQKASNVQSYVLESANAELIKSTLKSLGPYVQEHFPNAAYGVYPTANDTQVAVVIVSNKYSPNNFWNGRWRSLYIFDPASSSLEGSVKVDVHYYEDGNVRLLTNRPSQASVSSGTGAGIVKEISTSEKKYQEELNRGFTNLSEGAFKGLRRQLPVTRQKIEWDKITSYRLGQDIGGGARR, encoded by the exons ATGTCCCAAGTCGAgaccgtctcctccttcgtGGAGGGAGCCCCCCCAGGCGAG CTCGCAGATGTCATTGCAG ACATCAAGTCGCTCACCGTTTCGGATCCCGATATTGTCTCCAGCCTCGAGCCGGCGTTTGAGAAGTACAACGAGGAGCAGTTCGTCACGGTGAAGCTGCCGGGTGGAAGCCAGCAG GTCATCATCAGCTCCCACAGCTCGCTCGGGGATGGCCAGTACTTTGACGTGgagagctcgacgagcttctccttCGACCACACTACACAGAAGGCCAGCAACGTGCAGAGCTACGTGCTGGAGAGCGCAAACGCGGAGTTGAT CAAGTCGACCTTGAAGAGTCTTGGTCCCTACGTCCAGGAGCACTTCCCGAACGCCGCGTACGGCGTCTACCCTACGGCGAACGACACCCAGGTCGCAGTCGTCATTGTTTCGAACAAATACTCTCCCAACAACTTCTG GAACGGTCGCTGGCGATCCCTCTACATCTTCGACCCTGCCTCGTCGAGCCTCGAGGGTTccgtcaaggtcgacgtGCACTACTACGAGGATGGCAACGTTCGGCTGCTCACCAACCGGCCCTCGCAGGCGTCGGTCTCGTCTGGCACGGGAGCCGGCATTGTCAAGGAGATCTCGACGTCGGAGAAGAAGTACCAGGAGGAGCTCAACAGGGGGTTCACGAACCTGAGCGAGGGCGCGTTCAAGGGCTTGAGACGGCAGCTGCCCGTGACGAGACAGAAGATTGAGTGGGACAAGATTACGTCGTACAGGCTGGGCCAGGATATCGGTGGCGGCGCGAGACGATGA
- a CDS encoding Transketolase, giving the protein MRSSISLRPLRRALAPSASVHLPLAVSRLYSTHPPNAKLNIPVDYATTSLLAHSSQTALGTTELPDDVRNGTTKKMNLFQAINDALSIALAEDDSVMVFGEDVAFGGVFRCTMKLAETYGADRIFNTPLTEQGIMGFAIGVAAEGMRPVAEIQFADYVYPAFDQLVNEAAKYRYRDGACGRSVGGLTVRMPCGGVGHGAMYHSQSPESLFTHIPGLRVIMPRSPLQAKGLLLSAIRSNDPCIFMEPKILYRAAVEQVPAGAYTLPLSKAEVLKEGKDVTIISYGQPLYTCMSAIQRAEEDLGISVELIDLRTLYPWDKETVFKSVRKTGHCIVVHEAMVNAGIGAEVAATIQEDPDTFLRLEAPVARVAGWSIHSPLLYEKFNIPDVARVYDNIKKVLDY; this is encoded by the exons TCCCCGTCGACTACGCGACGACCTCATTACTCGCACATTCTTCTCAGACGGCCCTTGGCACAACAGAGCTTCCGGACGACGTGCGCAATGGcacgacgaagaagatgaacCTGTTCCAGGCCATTAATGACGCCCTCTCGATCGCGTTGGCCGAGGACGATTCAGTCATGGTGTTTGGCGAAGATGTAGCCTTCGGCGGAGTCTTCAGGTGCACGATGAAGCTGGCCGAGACATACGGTGCCGATCGCATTTTCAACACGCCTCTCACAGAACAGGGCATCATGGGATTTGCCATtggggtggcggcggaggggatGCGACCCGTCGCGGAGATCCAGTTCGCCGACTACGTCTATCCGGCCTTCGACCAACTTGTCAACGAAGCTGCCAAGTACCGGTACAGGGACGGAGCATGCGGACGCAGCGTGGGCGGATTGACCGTTCGGATGccctgcggcggcgtcggtcaCGGCGCGATGTACCACTCCCAATCGCCCGAGAGTCTGTTCACTCACATCCCCGGGTTGCGAGTGATCATGCCCAGGTCTCCTCTCCAGGCCAAGGGTCTCCTACTGTCAGCTATCCGCAGCAACGACCCATGCATATTTATGGAGCCCAAGATCTTGTATAGAGCGGCCGTTGAACAGGTTCCCGCGGGAGCATACACGCTGCCTTTGTCCAAGGCGGAGGTTCTTAAAGAGGGCAAGGATGTCACGATTATCTCGTACGGACAGCCTCTGTACACCTGCATGTCGGCCATCCAGCGGGCTGAAGAAGATCTGGGCATCTCCGTCGAGCTCATTGACCTGAGGACGCTGTACCCCTGGGACAAGGAGACGGTGTTCAAGAGCGTGCGGAAGACCGGCCACTGTATTGTGGTGCACGAAGCGATGGTGAACGCTGGTATCGGAGCCGAGGTTGCCGCCACTATTCAGGAAGACCCTGACACATTCTTGAGACTGGAAGCACCGGTCGCAAGAGTTGCGGGATGGAGCATTCACTCGCCATTGCTGTACGAGAAGTTCAACATTCCGGACGTTGCAA GGGTTTACGACAACATCAAGAAAGTGTTGGACTACTGA